Within the Plasmodium relictum strain SGS1 genome assembly, contig: PRELSG_00_v1_431, whole genome shotgun sequence genome, the region TGTGTCTTAATGACAAAATGTTtgtattcaattttttttctaaattattatatgtatCTTTGTTGTCATCGTTTAATATATCTCTTAATTTTTGTAGACTTGGAACTAAATTATATGATAAGCAATTAATTTCCATTTGGAAAATATTTGAAAGAGAATTGACAAGATTTTCACCATTTTTATTACAAgcacatttttttattggattaatatatatagaatcTCCAATATTCTGGTCATCTAAATTATCGATATCTTCGTAATTTCTCttctttcctttttttttacatgatTGTGTATTATCACCACCAATATCCATattaaaactaaaaataaaataatagtattatatgtatatatataatattcaagataaaaaaatttttgtcAGATACTCAAAGAAATGCATACTCGATAAcagataaattattaaagaaattttGCTTtctaaatgtattttttccATGATTTTGTTCATCAATTtgtttatcatttttttcatttcccATACATTCTTCTGATGTTTGTTCAATTTCGTCTACTAAGGTTGTATCTTTTTCATAATCACTAATAGCTGTAGTAGatctagaaaaaaaaatatgcatgTATACATATgagaatatttaattaaaacaagAAACcttatatgtaaaaatatttaaaaaaatactgATTTATAGAAATGTTAGGGAGAATATTTTCTAGTTCAATAGATTTTTCACTTGGTGTGTGCATCAACTTGTCTATTCTAGAAGATCCTTTCTCAAtataaaatgataaattttgTCTAAGAGTAAGGAacatcatatatatatatataatataaaatatttatttagaaTGCTacatatatgaaaattatcGAGATGATATGTACTGTTCTGTAAGAGGATTAAAAAGAATAGTTTGTAATTCAACAAAATTTCCACGTTCACTTTCTGAGAGCATTAAATTGCTTGTACTGGATGGTATATTGTCATTCTTAATAGTTGAAGAATGActaaaaacaaaagaaattacatatgtatataaaataataaattaaaataaaatgttttcCATGTAtagatatattaatatactCTTCTAAGGATGACTCAAGGAATCTCATTTCCAAATAATTGGGAATAACTTGTGAATCATTGAAAATATTCAGTAGATTATAAGAATCTTCATGTTCtacattttctatattaattaaattttttacattaaagGGTTTTCCATCAATAACATTAGTTGAATAGtcactaaaaataaaatatattacatatatatataaccttcatttaaaataaaaaattaatttaaaatatataaaaaaatatatacgaTTCAGGAGGTAAATCTAAAGGTTCTATTTGTGAATCTGGTAATGTACTTATAATTTCACCTAATGCATTTTGTAATTCAACATAATATTTATGCTCTGTATCTTTTGTACCCACTAAGCTTATGCTAGAGGGCTCTGTTTCAATATGAATGACTGAATTTTcactaaaaataaatcatattATCTATGTATATAACTTTctgttataataaaaaattaatttaaaatatataaaaaatacatactGTTCAGGAGGTAAATCTAAAGGTTCTATTTGTGAATCTGGTAATGTACTTAGAATTTCACCTAATGCATTTTGTAATTCCACATAATATTTATGTTCTGTATCTGTTGTGCCCATTAAACTTATGTTAGAGGGTTCTGTTTCAATATGAATGATTGAGTTTTcactaaaaataaatcatattatatatgtatataactTTTagttaaaatgaaaaatttatttaaaatatataaaaaatatatacggTTTAGGAGGTAAATCTGGAGGTTGTATTTGTGGGTCTGGTGATGTACTTAGTACTTCTAAAATTTTTGGTAATTCATCAGAGTCTTCACATTCTACATTTTCTATGCCCATTAAACTTATGCTAGAGGATTCTGTTTTAGTATAAATAGTTGAGTAATCTctaaagataaaatatatatatatacatgtatcTCTcagttaaaataaaaaattaaattaaaatatctaAAAAGTATATACTGTTCAGAATGTAAATCAAGGGGTTCTGTTAGTGAATCTGGTATTGTATTTGGAATTtcacttaaattattttttaaatcaacaAAATCTTCATATTCCGTATTTTCTGTACTCATTAAACTTACACTAGAGAACTCCGTTTCATTATGGATAGATAAGTTTTcactaaaaataaatcatattACATATTCATATAGCCTTGagttaaaatgaaaaattaagctaaaatatataaaaaaatatatacttttcaAAAGATGGATAGAAAGATTCTATGAGAGAATCCATTAACGAACTCTGTAGTTcatctaaaatattttttatatcacaTGACTTACTTTTCTCTAAATTTATTGTGTCAACTAAACTCatctttaaaaaatcatCTTTATTATCAGAATCtgaattttttctaaaataaataaaaaaaatatatataagcataaaatattgaattaatataaaaaataatatatgtaaaaatattccAAAGATAATATACTCTTCCGTAGGAAAATGACTAAGTGTGTTTTCTGAATCAAGAATTTCATCTTGCTCTATATTTACTGCATCAATAAAATTTCTCATACTAGGAGAGTTTTTTCTTGTATACATATTTGAAGATATcctatgaataaaaaatttatatgcgtatgtaatatttaattaaaatatatgctttttcaaatgaaaatatcAAACAATTACATACTGttctaaaaataaatctGAGTTCCTTTGTTGCATTTCTTGTGAAATACAAATtctaattaatataaaatattgcaaggaataaaaaaaagatttaatatataacattttttatttgaatttatcataattattttttgcacaaattaaaaaaaaaatataaagaaaatgtatTATTGATATAGTAAAATTCAATTatactttaatttttaaataaaaatacatattttttcattttatatctATAGAATTGAAAAAGCATTAGTATAACATGCTTTATATGTTaaattatcataattatataaatgattagatttttattcataaaat harbors:
- a CDS encoding fam-j protein, producing MQQRNSDLFLEQISSNMYTRKNSPSMRNFIDAVNIEQDEILDSENTLSHFPTEEKNSDSDNKDDFLKMSLVDTINLEKSKSCDIKNILDELQSSLMDSLIESFYPSFENENLSIHNETEFSSVSLMSTENTEYEDFVDLKNNLSEIPNTIPDSLTEPLDLHSEQDYSTIYTKTESSSISLMGIENVECEDSDELPKILEVLSTSPDPQIQPPDLPPKPENSIIHIETEPSNISLMGTTDTEHKYYVELQNALGEILSTLPDSQIEPLDLPPEHENSVIHIETEPSSISLVGTKDTEHKYYVELQNALGEIISTLPDSQIEPLDLPPESDYSTNVIDGKPFNVKNLINIENVEHEDSYNLLNIFNDSQVIPNYLEMRFLESSLEDHSSTIKNDNIPSSTSNLMLSESERGNFVELQTILFNPLTEQQNLSFYIEKGSSRIDKLMHTPSEKSIELENILPNISINQSTTAISDYEKDTTLVDEIEQTSEECMGNEKNDKQIDEQNHGKNTFRKQNFFNNLSVIDFNMDIGGDNTQSCKKKGKKRNYEDIDNLDDQNIGDSIYINPIKKCACNKNGENLVNSLSNIFQMEINCLSYNLVPSLQKLRDILNDDNKDTYNNLEKKLNTNILSLRHIISEEIQKINHSDLTIIKNYYDSNIEGNKLVRSINNYILSFRHIINHRFNKKEEIHERVEHFLKILHDSIYEHKSMRDLYHIKSIIINKFMHSKLFSFLSIQSFETFKRIFELFKSMDKLIKCVEESIKNGFLLKDRTYFSTTQNILSILNVQINATIRKNLAKLDYILNALNLSYEDYSIIIQTIFYFCKKENAKNMEKLRHYVNKINRKNSFKAVYDLLLEEKKYILWCYNEASKIFNLNLNDKNKEGILFNDLISNNNSLDHLSSLYEILMKLIGALFIRKQLIVITKIRKSLLNMNSLKKRKYISYITKKIINKEHQLNLLSQIEKEKCKMEEFEFNIKNLHLFISVKEDIKYIKVSNDLKNKMKEIISILRFVHVITYKDEDRTSFNHEKKGNTENILLALYYANERLIKFIENEMQ